The following proteins are encoded in a genomic region of [Eubacterium] hominis:
- a CDS encoding ATP-binding protein, with the protein MIERPQYVNEIMKYMDKPFVKILTGVRRSGKLTIMLMIKEQLRQKGIQEERILHYNFDSLQYENMKNSRALYEMLSEKLKKSKNRVYLFFDEIQEVQDWEKVVNSLMIDFDTDIYVTGSNSRMMSSEIATYLTGRYISFHIYPLSFREYLTFTKQYRALEDIYKEFLSYVTAGGFPATHLYTMDDEERYAIVKDIYNSTIFSDIVKRAQIRKVDQLERIVKYVFDNVGNTFSVSNISKYLKSQNRSIHVETIYEYLKCLENAYIIQRCARYDIKGKEILKTQEKFYLADPAFQYSVLGYRMDSFSNMLENIVYLELRRNGYDVYVGKIDTAEIDFVAIKRNEKVYIQITQEISQKTTQEREYGNLLEIHDNYPKYVLRTDTWAKGNYEGIHTMHIADFLLLEKY; encoded by the coding sequence ATGATTGAAAGACCACAATATGTGAATGAAATCATGAAATATATGGATAAACCATTCGTAAAAATATTAACTGGAGTGAGAAGAAGTGGAAAATTAACAATCATGTTGATGATAAAAGAACAATTACGCCAAAAAGGAATTCAAGAAGAGCGTATTTTACACTATAATTTTGATAGTCTACAATATGAAAATATGAAAAATTCTCGTGCTCTTTATGAAATGCTGAGTGAAAAATTGAAAAAATCAAAAAATCGTGTGTATTTGTTTTTCGACGAGATACAGGAAGTACAAGATTGGGAAAAGGTAGTTAATTCCCTTATGATTGATTTTGATACAGATATCTATGTGACTGGTTCAAATTCGAGGATGATGTCATCTGAAATTGCTACATATCTGACAGGCAGGTATATTTCTTTTCATATCTATCCTCTATCTTTTCGTGAGTATTTAACATTCACAAAACAATATCGAGCATTAGAAGATATATATAAGGAATTCTTATCTTATGTAACAGCTGGTGGATTTCCAGCGACTCACTTATATACCATGGATGATGAAGAACGTTATGCGATTGTCAAAGATATATATAATTCAACTATTTTTTCAGATATTGTGAAAAGAGCACAGATACGAAAGGTTGATCAATTAGAACGTATTGTCAAATATGTGTTTGATAACGTAGGAAATACATTTTCTGTCAGCAATATCTCTAAGTATTTAAAAAGTCAGAACAGAAGTATTCATGTGGAAACGATTTATGAATATTTAAAATGTTTGGAAAATGCATATATTATACAACGTTGTGCTAGATATGACATCAAAGGAAAAGAAATATTAAAAACGCAGGAAAAGTTTTATCTTGCGGATCCTGCATTCCAATATAGTGTATTAGGATATCGCATGGATTCTTTTTCTAATATGCTAGAGAATATCGTTTATTTAGAATTAAGGCGTAATGGTTATGATGTTTATGTTGGAAAAATAGATACAGCTGAAATTGATTTTGTGGCAATAAAACGTAACGAGAAAGTGTATATCCAAATCACGCAGGAGATAAGTCAAAAAACTACACAGGAAAGAGAATATGGAAATCTTTTAGAAATTCATGATAATTATCCAAAGTATGTTTTGCGTACAGATACATGGGCTAAAGGAAACTATGAAGGTATTCATACGATGCATATTGCGGATTTTCTATTGTTAGAAAAATATTAA
- a CDS encoding ankyrin repeat domain-containing protein produces MINERRLARELLNAVWEKDVERAEELLDFGADANWIFNGYPILHHAVYTRNKKMVNLLIAYGASQIDSALAFAQDRGISSMVPLLTKHGAVPKYEYMNIAFGFYPDRYAPLDYQPLLHQ; encoded by the coding sequence ATGATCAATGAACGTAGATTAGCAAGGGAATTATTAAATGCTGTTTGGGAAAAAGATGTGGAGCGTGCAGAGGAGCTGTTAGACTTTGGCGCAGATGCCAACTGGATCTTTAATGGATATCCAATATTACATCATGCAGTTTATACACGCAATAAGAAAATGGTCAACCTATTGATTGCCTATGGCGCATCACAAATTGACAGTGCGCTGGCATTCGCTCAGGATCGTGGAATCAGCAGTATGGTACCTTTATTAACGAAGCATGGTGCTGTACCAAAGTACGAATATATGAACATCGCTTTTGGTTTCTATCCAGATCGTTACGCACCACTAGATTATCAGCCTTTGTTACATCAATAG
- a CDS encoding WYL domain-containing protein: MNRSAYCIEMLKLLAARGFMRKEELAKELDVNPRNIIEYRKELEAAGYDIITTSGKYGGYALDGGTLLPMQGFTAKEKKALSDALTYLKVHPDFYLYEDYRLAMDKILASSSLSETNGGMYLNDSKPVVSKEILKMMDLCESAKQHSLAIALDYKSMHAKQFERIMIHPYEILNYKGSYYCLAYSMKAKDFRNYKFSDKRMRNVVITDTVFTRDVNFKIKEHVGNIGLIQDEVYELDLMLYHETALLMSEKQVGLHPEMEWIDDHTLHYHTIMEGKMEIISFLLSLGAQCKVIEPKEICEDITKILQDMMENYNNTAFSDIINKKEK, from the coding sequence ATGAATCGTAGTGCTTATTGCATTGAAATGTTGAAATTACTTGCGGCCAGAGGGTTTATGCGTAAAGAAGAACTGGCAAAAGAACTGGATGTGAATCCAAGAAACATCATAGAGTATCGAAAAGAGCTGGAAGCAGCGGGATATGATATTATCACAACAAGTGGAAAATATGGCGGGTACGCTCTGGATGGAGGTACCCTTTTGCCTATGCAGGGATTTACAGCGAAAGAGAAAAAAGCATTATCTGATGCCCTGACGTATTTAAAAGTACATCCGGATTTTTATTTATATGAAGATTATCGTCTGGCAATGGATAAAATCTTAGCAAGCTCTTCATTAAGTGAAACAAATGGGGGCATGTATTTAAATGACAGTAAACCAGTGGTTTCTAAAGAAATATTAAAAATGATGGATCTGTGCGAAAGCGCAAAACAACATTCCCTTGCGATAGCACTAGATTATAAAAGCATGCATGCCAAACAGTTTGAAAGAATCATGATTCATCCATATGAAATATTAAACTATAAAGGAAGCTATTATTGTCTGGCATATTCTATGAAAGCCAAAGATTTTCGTAATTATAAATTCAGTGATAAACGAATGCGCAATGTTGTCATCACGGATACAGTATTCACAAGAGATGTCAACTTTAAAATCAAGGAGCATGTAGGAAATATTGGTCTGATTCAGGATGAAGTATATGAATTAGATTTAATGTTATATCATGAAACAGCATTACTGATGTCAGAAAAACAGGTTGGACTACATCCGGAAATGGAATGGATTGATGATCACACCTTGCATTATCATACAATTATGGAAGGAAAAATGGAAATCATCAGCTTTTTATTGTCATTAGGCGCACAATGTAAGGTCATAGAGCCAAAAGAAATATGTGAAGATATCACAAAAATTTTACAGGATATGATGGAAAACTATAACAATACCGCATTTTCTGATATAATCAATAAGAAAGAGAAGTGA
- a CDS encoding DUF2779 domain-containing protein: protein MYHVTDFKKYERCQRMFWLSRKERKQMIPFVNYNMSMIELCKELLMIQDPFEGAANDDGALALAALSTHAWLLNARFAHEDLRVKIPIMYQEDGKRIVYFTYSSCYPKEGEAQKMADTLSVLELLGIFIDEVYVIHLNPDYVRGEQLDVRALLIITEHLYNSKNHEGKLIKDLIASHRRDILPLLEDLRSCEAREDVAIVRSNACTRGVKCPYFDECFPEKPDHTSILNLVQSCHKYAMKEEGIEDIKDVDVERIEGTRHQYAQIMAAKYGRYVDQAALRCWLKEHIHYPISYLDFEWETYAYPPYKGLKPFDVVCFEYSLHVEQANQKDLTHHCFIETGDCRIAFIESLLKHVPATGTILVYNMEGAEKLRLKQLAEQFPQYASQLESIWERMVDLSLPFSTGNVYDNRMAGFYSLKTLVPIFSDYNYQDLDISYGMDAVEKYRELSQCDEADAKVIREQLDAYCSMDTYAEYIVYHALDKIAWES, encoded by the coding sequence GTGTATCATGTAACCGATTTTAAGAAGTATGAACGATGCCAGCGAATGTTCTGGCTGTCAAGAAAAGAACGTAAACAGATGATTCCATTTGTGAATTATAATATGAGTATGATAGAGTTATGCAAGGAGCTGTTGATGATCCAGGATCCTTTTGAAGGGGCTGCCAATGATGATGGTGCACTTGCCTTAGCTGCTTTATCTACCCATGCATGGCTATTGAATGCTCGCTTTGCTCATGAAGATTTACGTGTGAAGATTCCTATTATGTATCAAGAAGATGGAAAACGTATCGTATATTTTACATATTCCAGCTGCTATCCAAAAGAGGGAGAAGCACAGAAAATGGCAGATACATTATCTGTATTGGAATTACTAGGAATATTTATTGATGAAGTCTATGTCATTCATTTAAATCCTGATTATGTACGTGGGGAACAGCTTGATGTAAGAGCATTACTCATCATTACAGAGCATTTATATAACAGTAAAAATCATGAAGGAAAATTAATCAAAGATTTAATTGCCTCACATCGTCGTGATATCTTGCCATTATTGGAAGATTTACGCAGTTGTGAAGCTAGAGAAGATGTAGCCATCGTACGAAGTAATGCCTGTACACGTGGTGTAAAATGTCCTTATTTTGATGAGTGTTTTCCAGAGAAACCAGATCATACCAGTATCTTGAATCTTGTACAATCTTGTCATAAATATGCTATGAAAGAGGAAGGCATTGAGGATATCAAAGATGTGGATGTAGAACGAATAGAGGGTACCAGACATCAATATGCTCAGATTATGGCCGCGAAATATGGCCGATATGTGGATCAGGCAGCACTTCGCTGCTGGTTGAAGGAACATATTCATTATCCAATCAGCTATCTTGATTTTGAATGGGAAACCTATGCATATCCACCTTATAAGGGCTTAAAGCCTTTTGATGTTGTATGCTTTGAATATTCTTTACATGTGGAACAGGCCAATCAAAAAGATTTGACACATCATTGTTTCATTGAAACAGGCGATTGTCGTATTGCTTTTATAGAATCCTTACTCAAACATGTACCAGCAACAGGTACCATATTGGTATACAACATGGAAGGTGCAGAAAAACTTCGATTAAAACAACTGGCAGAACAGTTTCCACAATATGCATCACAACTAGAAAGTATTTGGGAGAGAATGGTAGATTTATCTTTACCGTTTTCTACTGGAAATGTCTATGATAATCGTATGGCAGGCTTTTACTCTTTAAAAACGTTAGTACCGATTTTCTCAGATTATAACTATCAGGATCTGGATATCTCCTATGGTATGGATGCTGTAGAAAAATATCGTGAATTATCACAATGTGATGAAGCAGATGCCAAAGTAATCAGAGAACAATTAGATGCCTATTGTTCGATGGATACCTATGCAGAATATATCGTATACCATGCTTTGGATAAAATCGCCTGGGAGTCCTGA
- a CDS encoding EamA family transporter: MYLFYNLLAMFIFGTIGLFVRNAQLPSALLALIRTCIGAMILGLILLSRRKKININKGEWKYILLSACFLGCNWIFLFESYRYTSISNATIVYYSAPLMIAFASWFLYHEAFTKQKVVYLLCSMAGLVAISFQSGSFDIMGIFFGLLAACGYAGIVLTNRHIHMESLSFTFLQLSLAACIILPYVLWQKEFIQIANITMAQLPWIILLGVLHTGIAYLLYFTSIAKLSSTSVAVCSYLDPCTAIILSIFILQEPCTPLQIVGIICIFAGIIGVTKSSKGDETNAL, translated from the coding sequence ATGTATTTATTTTATAATCTTTTAGCGATGTTCATCTTTGGGACCATTGGTTTATTTGTACGAAATGCACAACTGCCTAGTGCACTACTTGCGCTTATACGAACCTGTATTGGCGCCATGATTCTAGGATTGATCCTACTAAGTCGTAGAAAGAAAATAAACATTAACAAAGGGGAATGGAAATATATCCTATTATCCGCATGTTTTTTAGGCTGTAACTGGATTTTTCTATTTGAAAGCTATCGCTATACCAGTATTTCCAATGCGACCATTGTCTATTACAGTGCGCCATTGATGATTGCATTTGCATCTTGGTTTTTATATCATGAAGCTTTCACAAAGCAAAAAGTGGTATATCTTTTATGCAGTATGGCAGGACTTGTAGCGATATCTTTTCAAAGTGGGAGTTTTGATATCATGGGCATCTTCTTTGGCTTATTAGCCGCCTGTGGTTATGCCGGTATTGTTTTAACCAATCGCCATATTCATATGGAGTCATTAAGCTTTACATTTCTTCAACTGTCACTTGCCGCATGCATCATTCTGCCTTATGTCTTATGGCAAAAGGAATTCATACAGATTGCTAATATCACTATGGCACAGCTTCCATGGATCATATTACTAGGAGTCCTGCATACAGGAATTGCTTATCTTCTGTATTTTACATCCATCGCAAAACTATCCTCCACAAGTGTTGCGGTATGTAGTTATCTTGATCCCTGTACAGCAATCATCCTATCCATTTTCATTCTACAAGAACCATGTACACCTTTACAGATTGTAGGTATCATCTGCATATTTGCTGGTATTATAGGAGTCACAAAATCATCTAAAGGAGATGAAACAAATGCTTTATGA
- a CDS encoding magnesium transporter produces MLYEFKEEPVEIKEFDMTQESMKLGIFGKEDLPSLIAQFHFDPVTMEEYNQMNRKPNHKMDSYYGYDFGILHAVHKQESFISIKLGVYITKHMLLIICDNAAMKSEILSDMWHINAHTVSLEHMIATLLHTIVKHHTQMLEDMENDLSTIEEAIMENHMSDFNQKTRPLRSNILYLTHYYEQLLDVCEELLQDENDFFQEEHLHHLRIISDRINRFNGNIHILKDYMVQIQDAYSTQVDMNLNHIMYFFTVITTIFMPLTLIVGWYGMNFHNMPELEWKYGYPFVIVLSIAIVVICFWFFKRKKLLK; encoded by the coding sequence ATGCTTTATGAATTTAAAGAAGAACCGGTAGAAATAAAGGAATTTGATATGACACAAGAATCTATGAAGCTTGGCATCTTTGGAAAAGAAGATTTACCATCATTGATTGCTCAGTTTCATTTTGATCCTGTCACCATGGAAGAATATAACCAGATGAATCGTAAACCAAATCATAAAATGGATTCTTATTATGGATACGATTTTGGTATCCTGCATGCCGTTCATAAACAGGAAAGTTTTATTTCCATCAAACTAGGTGTCTATATTACCAAACATATGCTGTTGATTATTTGTGATAATGCAGCCATGAAGTCTGAAATATTATCAGATATGTGGCACATCAATGCCCATACGGTTTCCTTAGAGCATATGATTGCGACCTTGTTGCACACCATTGTGAAACACCATACCCAGATGTTAGAAGATATGGAAAATGATCTATCTACGATTGAAGAAGCAATCATGGAAAATCATATGTCGGATTTCAATCAGAAAACCAGACCATTACGAAGCAATATCTTATACCTGACACATTATTATGAACAATTACTCGATGTCTGTGAAGAACTGCTTCAGGATGAGAATGATTTCTTTCAGGAAGAACATTTACATCATCTGCGTATTATCTCTGATCGTATCAATCGTTTCAATGGAAATATCCATATCCTAAAGGACTATATGGTACAAATACAGGATGCTTACTCTACTCAGGTAGATATGAATCTTAACCATATCATGTATTTCTTTACTGTTATCACAACGATTTTTATGCCATTAACATTGATTGTTGGATGGTATGGTATGAATTTCCATAATATGCCGGAGTTAGAATGGAAATATGGTTATCCATTTGTAATCGTATTATCCATTGCCATCGTCGTTATATGTTTCTGGTTTTTCAAAAGGAAGAAATTATTGAAATAG
- a CDS encoding ATP-binding cassette domain-containing protein: MLYAEFKTIQFDERIILPAGQIDIPSGLTLLLGESGSGKTTLMKTLSFQNAFLTSFQYQNIQVNITSDKEKQDFIFEHISFLDQNAQLLENLTIQQQIQLIQTQNTTPVSMDTYNDILNFHEQLNKYPNQLSGGERKRAALLCAIARQTDILFLDEPTANLDEVASEQMRSLFQLLKQEGKTLFIATHDEQLKAIADQIYEVDHGIKVCKKQINNHAVYPISHHKDIKALLPELRHTHQYQKTYHRIFTFLAVLCVAFCTVSLQLQNFHYDYIQNKKVLDDTKFLIYAPDLGMENQRYEFYGAGKGISSNQIQQVTSLAHVKSAKPWFQIELHDDLALYEKDQYGNEEKASSYKKEMKINYPNQTNKIITENALVSCYDEADDHANIIKNDFHQNGIFISQALANSISTDENTLKQTTITFSFLSPKYLSDGYVSATNQAIPITYPACTPISITTPIAGVLKGNQMDITPLHDLPYAIYMKQTEMMSYIDQTKQTHPETLYTTVEIANDGSYQNYHFDTTPPKDTTRLLLHTIDYEPWEPTRYLIEVDDANHVSDVISQITKLGYNVYQGGKEYHTITENTRHLQSMIRIGSLVSMFIILVLFTMLKYNDREAQQKTIHYFTIMGYQKKEVKEIMIRSYTDNTVHLCIYAMALIACILLLDQAFNWFGIQINLMLVATTLLLSIILEFIIPYLIKH; the protein is encoded by the coding sequence ATGTTATATGCAGAATTTAAAACAATCCAATTTGATGAGCGCATCATCCTACCAGCAGGACAAATCGATATCCCATCAGGCTTAACTTTGCTTTTAGGAGAAAGTGGCAGTGGGAAAACAACGCTAATGAAAACATTAAGTTTTCAAAATGCTTTTTTAACATCTTTCCAATATCAAAATATACAAGTTAACATCACTTCAGATAAAGAAAAACAGGATTTTATTTTTGAACATATATCTTTTCTTGACCAAAACGCACAATTGTTAGAAAATCTTACGATTCAACAACAAATCCAACTAATACAGACACAAAATACCACACCTGTATCAATGGATACCTATAATGATATTTTAAATTTTCATGAACAATTAAACAAATATCCCAATCAGTTATCCGGTGGAGAAAGAAAACGTGCAGCACTTCTTTGCGCCATTGCACGTCAAACAGATATTTTATTCCTAGATGAACCAACAGCTAACTTAGATGAGGTTGCCAGTGAACAAATGCGAAGCTTGTTTCAGCTTTTAAAACAAGAAGGAAAGACTTTGTTCATCGCAACACATGATGAGCAACTAAAAGCAATCGCAGATCAAATATATGAAGTGGATCATGGTATAAAAGTATGTAAAAAACAAATAAATAATCATGCAGTATATCCCATATCTCACCACAAAGACATAAAAGCCCTTTTACCAGAATTACGCCATACGCATCAGTATCAAAAAACATATCATCGTATCTTTACCTTCCTTGCGGTACTTTGTGTGGCATTTTGCACAGTATCTTTACAGCTACAAAACTTTCATTATGATTATATTCAGAATAAAAAAGTATTGGATGATACAAAATTTTTGATCTATGCACCTGATTTGGGAATGGAAAATCAACGCTATGAATTTTATGGTGCCGGCAAAGGCATCTCATCCAATCAAATACAGCAGGTAACAAGTCTTGCACATGTGAAAAGCGCAAAACCATGGTTTCAAATAGAATTACATGATGATTTAGCGTTATATGAAAAAGATCAATATGGCAATGAAGAGAAAGCATCTTCCTATAAAAAAGAAATGAAAATAAACTATCCCAATCAAACAAACAAGATTATCACAGAAAATGCATTAGTGTCCTGTTATGATGAAGCAGATGATCATGCCAATATCATTAAAAACGATTTCCATCAAAATGGCATCTTTATATCCCAGGCACTTGCCAACAGTATTTCTACAGATGAAAATACCTTAAAACAAACTACCATTACCTTCTCATTTCTTTCACCAAAATACCTGTCAGATGGATATGTCAGTGCCACAAATCAAGCAATCCCTATCACTTATCCTGCATGTACACCTATATCGATCACGACCCCAATCGCAGGCGTTTTAAAAGGAAATCAAATGGATATCACACCATTACATGATCTGCCTTATGCAATCTATATGAAACAAACAGAAATGATGTCCTATATCGATCAAACAAAGCAAACTCATCCAGAAACACTCTATACCACAGTAGAAATCGCAAATGATGGCAGTTATCAAAACTATCATTTCGATACCACACCACCAAAGGATACAACCAGATTATTACTTCATACAATTGATTATGAACCATGGGAGCCAACTCGCTATCTCATAGAAGTGGATGATGCTAATCATGTATCTGATGTCATCTCACAAATCACAAAACTTGGATATAATGTCTATCAGGGTGGAAAAGAATACCATACCATTACGGAAAATACCCGTCATTTGCAATCTATGATACGTATTGGTTCTTTAGTATCAATGTTTATCATTCTTGTGTTATTCACCATGTTGAAATATAACGATCGAGAAGCCCAGCAAAAAACAATTCACTATTTTACTATAATGGGATATCAGAAAAAAGAAGTTAAGGAAATCATGATAAGAAGCTATACGGACAATACAGTACATTTATGTATCTATGCAATGGCTTTGATCGCATGTATCCTGCTTTTAGATCAAGCATTTAACTGGTTTGGCATACAGATCAATCTAATGCTTGTAGCTACCACCTTATTATTATCCATTATATTAGAATTTATCATTCCATATCTAATCAAGCATTAA
- a CDS encoding response regulator transcription factor produces MHLAVVEDHIEDVMKIKQELSKYANVTYETFEHIQPFLECCLSFDAIFLDIDMKEESGIVLAQQIRKKDKIIPIIFVSYHNEYINDCFTVHPFYFIRKDKLAIELKLCMDDLIPLLKNNQAIFNYTKNGKHLSMPAKEILYFTKLHNTCEIKLKDQSLLKVHITLKQIEEQGLFGFYKINNSVIVNFAHIVMLQQDASFLMDDGTSIEISRRKKENVSNAYQEYLRCLSYR; encoded by the coding sequence ATGCATTTGGCTGTTGTAGAAGATCATATTGAGGATGTTATGAAAATCAAACAAGAATTATCAAAATACGCAAATGTAACTTATGAAACTTTTGAACATATACAGCCCTTTCTCGAATGCTGTCTATCATTTGATGCGATTTTCTTAGATATCGATATGAAAGAAGAAAGTGGTATTGTTCTGGCACAACAAATACGCAAAAAAGATAAAATCATTCCAATCATATTTGTTAGCTATCATAACGAATATATCAATGATTGTTTCACGGTACATCCTTTCTATTTCATCAGAAAAGATAAACTGGCAATAGAATTAAAGCTTTGTATGGATGATTTGATTCCTTTATTGAAAAATAATCAGGCTATTTTCAATTACACGAAAAATGGGAAACACTTAAGTATGCCAGCGAAAGAAATTTTGTATTTTACCAAACTTCATAACACCTGCGAAATAAAACTGAAAGATCAATCCCTATTAAAAGTTCATATAACATTAAAACAAATTGAAGAACAAGGATTATTTGGATTCTATAAAATCAACAATTCTGTTATTGTGAATTTTGCGCATATTGTGATGTTACAACAGGATGCATCATTTTTGATGGATGATGGAACTAGCATAGAAATCAGCAGAAGAAAAAAAGAAAACGTGTCCAATGCTTATCAAGAATATCTAAGATGTTTAAGCTATCGCTAA
- a CDS encoding accessory gene regulator B family protein, translating into MILHWAQAITDYLNRNGIIQNDLEIYQFGFVLCISTMMSFGQVILVGIICDILPYTLCYLILFTVLRVHVGGYHCTTYLKCQCTYLMIFLIYMLLRYIDINVWVAFMMYIIASFTIWIYAPVQHPLKPLTRIEKKSFSKKSKLLVVVFGIALYLAHLFDKGLSYTVWYCLLANACLLTYGEVVYVQKNDFKNDHCISL; encoded by the coding sequence TTGATTTTGCATTGGGCACAAGCAATAACAGATTATCTGAATCGAAATGGAATTATTCAGAATGATTTAGAAATATATCAGTTTGGTTTTGTCTTATGTATATCTACAATGATGAGCTTTGGCCAGGTTATTCTAGTAGGAATTATATGTGACATTCTTCCTTATACGCTCTGCTATTTGATTTTGTTTACTGTATTAAGGGTTCATGTAGGTGGATATCATTGCACAACTTATCTAAAATGCCAGTGTACATATCTTATGATTTTTCTGATATATATGTTATTAAGGTATATAGATATTAATGTTTGGGTCGCATTCATGATGTATATAATAGCTAGCTTCACCATATGGATATATGCACCTGTTCAGCATCCATTAAAACCTTTAACACGAATTGAGAAAAAATCTTTTTCAAAAAAATCAAAATTATTAGTAGTCGTATTTGGGATTGCCTTATATCTAGCTCATTTGTTTGATAAAGGGTTATCCTACACTGTTTGGTATTGTCTACTGGCAAATGCATGTTTACTAACATATGGGGAGGTTGTTTATGTTCAAAAGAATGATTTTAAAAATGATCACTGTATTAGCTTATAG